DNA sequence from the Bacteroidota bacterium genome:
CTGCAGTGTTTCTGCAAAATGATAAGTGGTATCGAGAAAATGAATTTTCTGTTTTGGATTTTCTTTGCTGAACAAATGGAGAAGAATAGCCGACGTAGTACCGAATGATGAAGTAAAAAGCACGCGATCAAAATCGTTGTACAATTCTTTCACGCGTTGTCCCGGCGTCAACAGAATATATTTTTCGTTCAATTCCCCGATCGTCATTTTACAAAGGTCGTAATCAGGATGCGGATACTGATGATGATCACCACAAATCCTACAAGGATCAATCCGTTCCGTACTGAAATTTTTGTTGATAGCCACACCGAGATGGGCGCTGCGATAGCCGCACCAATGATCAGTCCGAGAATTATTTCCCATTGCCCGATGCCCAGCAAACAGATGTAAGTGATCGTTGCCATGAGCGCAACAAAAAATCTTGCCGCGTGCGCACTCCCGATCGTGTAACGCAGGTCGCGCCCGCCTGCGACGAGCGTCGAAGTCACGATTGGCCCCCATCCGCCTCCGCCCGCAGCATCGAGAAATCCTCCTGCGGCAGCAAGCGGCCAGATCCGATTGAATTTTTTCTTCTGGATGATGCGCGATACAATGGCTTTACGCAGAATGAGAATTCCCAATACGAGTGTGTAAACAGCGACGACAGGTTTTACATAGAACATATATTTTTTCAGCAACGATAATGTGCATGCGCCGATGATCGCACCAATTGCGCCGGGAACAAAAAGATTTTTGAAAAGTTTTACGTTGATGTTGCGATAGCGCATGTAAAAAAGCGAAGAAGCTCCCGTTGTAAAAATTTCGCTGGCGTGCATGCTCATACTCGCGATCTGCGGTGCAACACCAAATGAAAGTAAAAATGTAGTTGTGCTCACACCATAAGCCATTCCCAGTGCGCCATCAATCATCTGTGCAATAAATCCGCCGAGTATCCACCACAGGATTTGCGAATCGACGGAAGAAAATAATCCGACAGTTGCATTCCCGATCGAATGAAAGGGAATAATTGTGAAGAGAAGATGGCCGGTGATCAGCAACGCAAGAATGGAAATGGAATAAAGAAAAGCGGTTCTCACCCGACGGCGGAAAACTTTTTTCTTGTCTTTGCGCTCGATAAGAATTGCCGTGGCTTTGTTCAGCACTTTTACTTTTTCGGCGAAATCACCGCGGAGCGTTGTTCTTAGTTTGTTGAGCTGATTGATGGAATCATTCGTTTCAGCCGGAATATTTTCATCCAGCACTTCACGCAAACGTTTAGCAAGTGTCGGCGATTTTCCATTGGTAGAGATCGCAATTTTCAAATCTCCTTTGCGCACGACAGACGACAGATAAAAATCACAAAGCTCCGGCGTGTCAGCCACATTCACAAGCAGATTTCTGCGATGCGCTTCTTCCGCGAGTTCTTCAGAAGCAAGACGATCGTTGATAGCAATGAAAACAAGATCGGTCTCGTCAAAATCCATAATGATCGCTTCTCTTTCAAATAGAATGAGATTTGTGAACTCTCTTGAAATATCGACGATCTCTTTGCTGATATCTGTTGCAACGAGCGTGATAGCAACCGATGGACTATTCGATAGAATGGCCTGCAGTTTTTCCAACGCAACATTCCCCCCGCCAATGAGCAGCACACGCAGTTCTTCCAGTTTCAGAAAAACAGGGAAAAGTTCATTCGATTCCGTTTCGGTTTCTTTCTCTTTCAATTCCACTTCGTATGGGACTGCAAAATTCATATTTTTTCGCTTAGGAATTACGATTGCAGCAAATGATCTTCGAGCGAAAGTAAATAAGCTGCCTGCGGATTTTTCCGCACCACTTCGCCAATGACGATCACTGCAGGAGCGCCGATATTTTCTGCTTCTACTGCGTGCACGATCGTATCGATGGAACCGATCGCAATTTTTTCTGAAGGCAATGTTCCGTCCTGTATCACCGCAACCGGTAAATTTCCGCGGCCAAACGACTGATAAATTTTTATGATCTCAGGAAGTTTTTTCAAACCCATCAGGATAACTACCGTTGCTTCTGATTTTGCAGCGAGTTTTACATCTTCCGGAACTTTTCCCTGTCCGACCGTGCCGTCCGGGCGGGTTTCTGAATTTCTTCCCGTGATCACCCAAAAACTTTCACTTATTCCGCGATGCGTAACAGGAATTCCCTGTGAAGCAGGAACGCCGATGGAACTGGAAATGCCGGGGATCCATCCTACAGGAATATTGAACGATTCTGCGAATTCAATTTCTTCTATGCCGCGGCCGAATACAAATGGATCTCCGCCTTTTAGGCGCACTACGTGCCCGTGTGTGTACGCGTAATCGACCAGCAGCGTGTTGATCTGTTCCTGTGTGTAGGAATGTTGTCCGTCGCGTTTCCCGACAAAAACTTTTTTCGAATTCATCGGCGCATATTTCAGCAATTCTTCATTCACGAGCGCATCGTAAAGAACAACATCGGCATCACCAAGTGCATTGATGCCTTTGAGTGTAATGAGTTCTGCATCGCCCGGGCCTGCGCCTACGAGCGTGATCTTTGGTTGTCTATTTTCGTATGACATTGTTTCGAGTTTTGAGTTAATGATTTTTACGTTTGAAAAAATGGTTGATGATGTTTTTCATTTTCAGTTGAGATTCAAGTTGGATAATTCTTTTTGTTGTTCGCGATAGTTTTCTACAGTGAAAACAAATTCTTTTGCATCGTTCAGATAGATCCGTGCAAACAATTCCGTTGCCGCATGGCGATTGAAGCGAAGAACATATTCACTGAAATTATTTACCGAACGGAAAGCGGGATGTTCTCCATAATTTTTTTCAAAATCGGACAACACGCCGTGATGCGTATTCACCAAAACATTTTTGTCGAGCAACAATGCTTTCGCGGCGTGAATGAATGCGTTGTAAGCGGTGTACAAAGCGTCTGAATATTTTTTCTCATTAAAATTTTCTTCTGAAGCGGCAAGTGCATCTTTTGCTTCGAACAACAGTGTAGAAACAAGATCAATCTTCACGCCCGCGCACTCGCCTGTGCCTATCGCCGTTTCAAATTTTGTTTCCTGTCCCCAGTCTATGAACTCCTCGTCGCTAAGTGAAGTTGTGTCTGCAACCGGTTTTAGTAAATGATAGAAATAATTTTTTCCGGCGCGGTCATAATAATCGTTGAACGATTCATTTTTCGAATTCACTTCGAAATCGGAAAGAAGAATTCTCAACACGGCAGGAGCGCGCTTCGAGGGAAATTTGATCACCTTCTCTGCAATTCTTCCAGGGCCACTGCCCGTTGCTCCACCACCGAGTAAAAGCTGCAGGGCGGGAATAACATGCTCGCCGGCTTTCTGCGAACTTCCGTGAAAACCGATCTGGGCGAGCCCATGTTGTCCGCAACTGTTTATGCAGCCGCTGATCCTGATGCGGATATTTTTTTCTGCAACGAGATGCGGAAATTCTTCGCTGATTATTTTTTCCAGTTCGGCGGAAACGCCGGTGCTGTTGGAAATTCCGAGATTACACGTGTCGGTTCCCGGGCAGGAAGTTATATCTCCGAGTGCATCTGATCCGGATGAAGCAAGCCCCAGGTTTTTCAGCTCATGAAATAATGCGGGCAATGCATTTTTAGGAATGAAACGAAGAAGAAAACTCTGTCCCGGAGTGATGCGGATATCTTTCGACGCATAACGCTCCGCAATTGCGGAAAATTTTCTTGCAAGCACTGAAGAAATATTTCCCTGCGGGATTTTTACACCGGCAGCAAAACTATTTTTCTGTTTCTGCTCCCACACATTTGCTTTCAGCCAGGAAGAATATTCGCTGGTTCCCGAAATGCGGAAGGTGGTAAAAACCTCCGCATGGTTATTTTCAAAGATCGCTTCTGCCGGCTTCACTGAAGAAATAAAATTTCCCGGCACTTTTCTTTCTTCTGCTGCAAGACGAAGAATTTCGCTGAGGCCGATCTTGTCCACGAGATATTTTAACCGCGCTTTGTGACGGTTGTTTCTTTCGCCATAGCGATCGAATACCCGGAGAACAGATTCTGTGAATGGAATAATTTCATTGGCCGGCAAAAATTCAAAAGCCGTTTCTGCGGGGAATGGTTGTGCGCCGAGCCCTCCGCCGATCAGCACTTTGAATCCTCGGATTATTTTATTTCCGGAAATTTCTACGCGCGGAATAAAACCAAAATCGTGAATGAAAGTGAATGCAGAATCTTTTTCAGAAGAAGAGAATGCAATTTTTATTTTGCGGCCCAGGTCCTGGCCAACAGGATTGCGCAAAAAATAACGGAACAATTCATCAGCGTAAGGCGTTACATCGAACGGTTCCTCCGGATCAATTCCTGCCGAAGGAGAAGCGGTTACATTTCTCACTGTGTTTCCGCACGCCTCGCGCAAAGTGATCCCTTCTTCTTCGTAACCGCGTTCGAGTTTTTCCCAGAGCTCCGGCGTATCGTCAAGTGAAATGTGATGCAGCTGAATATCCTGACGCGTGGTAAGGTGAAGATTCCCATTGGAGAATTCATCGGAGAGCGATGCGATGCGGCGCAACTGACCGGGAGAAATTTTTCCGTACGGAATTTTTATGCGCACCATCTGCACGCCTTGCTGGCGCTGGCCGTACACGCCGCGCGCGAGACGGAGCGAACGGAATTTTTCAGGATCCATAGTTCCATTGCGGAAAAGCCGGATCTTTTCTTCGAGATCAATAATGTCGCGTTCTACAAGCGTTGTTTTGTCCGTTGTAATATTTTCGAGTTCTGTTCTGAAGCTTTGCATGTCAGAGAATTTTTAGATTATTTTTTATCGGAGCCGGCCATTGGCCAACCCGTTGTTGCTTTGTTGATATTCCTGGTTTCGCACTGATCTGTAATTCGTATATCCGTATGATTCGTAATTCGCAAAAGAAAAAGCCCTCTCGTTTTACCGGGAGGGCTTCGCTCAACACACCAACAATCAACTTCACGACGAATACAACACTCCCGGGCTACTGCGCATGCAGCAGCACATACACATGCTTGCGCACATGTAAGTGGAGTGGAAGTGGTTCGTCGCAGTTTTCATGTTGATTCTCTTTGAAATATTTTTTTGTGAGTTGGTATTAAAAGGGAAAAGCTTCTCCGCATAACGGAAAAGCTTTTCTTATTGATTGGCAATTCCGGTTAAGGTATGATCATGCAACACATGTTGCAGTTGATCTTTGATTGGTTATGGAATTGCGGTGTTTTCATGTTTACCGGCGCAAATATAATGCGGAAAAACAATACGGAGCAAGTTTCAGCGAAAATAATTCTGAATCACTTCACTTTATCGAATGTAGCAACCGGACGGAAGAGCCCGCGGCGATCGAGATTTTTCAGTTGATCCGGTGTGGCCGCCACTACGTAATAGGTCTGATCGGAAGATCGTGTGAATGGAGTAACGCATGAAAAAACGCCGGTGGAATCTACGGTTGATTTTTTTTCATCCATGCGGTCCGACATTTTTCTTTTTTCGTCTTTAGGCAACGAAGGAACAGCGATCGACAATTTATTTTTGTGCAGCGTGATCTGCATTACTTTCCATTCCTCTTTATTATCGGCCGTAATATTTTTCATGCTCAGCCAGTAATCGCCGTTGAAAATTTTGAGCACGGTATCTTTCCCCAGTTTGTAAACCTGTGTGTTACGCGTGACGATCGTTGCAGAATCATTATTCATTTTTTCCACGTAACGGTCTTCTCCTGCTTTGAAATAATACTTTCCGTTTTTGCCTTTCGATAAACCAATTTTGGAAGTATCAGCAATGGGAATAGTGATGCGCGTGGGCCGAATGAGTGTCATGGAATTTGCGCGCACATAAAGAGAATCGTTGTTGCTCACATAATCGCCCTGCAGGGAAGCGGGAACTTCTTTGAGTGCAGGAACAGAATTCGGTTGTTGTGTTGTGAAACGAACGTCGCCTTCGCAGGAAAAAAGAAGAAGGCAGGAGGCAGAAAGCAGTAAGCAGTAAAGAGAAGTTGTGCAGCGGAGATGCATTGTGCGTGATTAGGTAAGTAAATCTATGTAAAAATCGTGCCAATGAAATTCAAGAATTCAAAGATTCAAGATTCAAAGATTCAAGGATTGGGAAATTCAATTATTGGGCCGTGGTATAAGAGGCTGTTTAAATTTCATCCTTCTGTTTTGTTATGCGCCATTTTTGTTCATCCTTCCCTGCCCGCCCACGCACGACCCATTTTCCTTTAGCAGGCGGGGTTGCATTTCTTGGCCGTAGTCGCTCCACTATGGCCTGCTGCACCTATGCCGTTTTTTACTATATTCACTATGGCAAATTAACCCTCTAATCCTTCTTCACATGAAAAAATTCTACTCCATCCTATTATTTGCATGCGCAACTTTTTTTGCAAACGCAACGCAGCATACGATATTCGTTTATTGTACAGGAATAAATCCTACGACTACCACCGCAGTTTGCGGCGACAGTATAAAATGGACCTGGGGCGGATGTTCAGACAGCGTTAGATCTACCCTCATTCCTGCTTGTGCTACTCCATGGTACTTTCCGATCAACACTACAACTCCTGTTTACACGGTAGTTCCCTGTGCGGGCAATTATAATTTTACGTGCTATTGCAACACCAGTTATTATTCAGGAATAATTGTTGTTTCCTGTTCTTCTCCTCTTACTGTTACCACTTCGCACACGAATGTTTTGTGTAACGGGCAATGCAACGGAACGGCTACGGCAACAGCAAGCGGGGGAACTGCGCCTTATACTTACTCATGGTCACCCGCAGGAGGAACAGCGCCAACTGCACCGGGATTGTGCGCCGGCAATTACACCGTTACAGTTATGGATGCTGTTGGTGCGACAGCCACTTCTACAGTTGCCATAACACAACCAACACCGCTCGCAGTAACTCCATCGCAGGTGAATGTTACCTGTAATGGTAATTGTAATGGAGTTGCTCAGGTAATTGTTTCCGGTGGTACGCCGGGTTATACTTATTCGTGGGCGCCTACAGGAACAACCACCTCTACTGCCAGCGGACTTTGCCCGGGCAGCTATACGTGTACGATAGCGGATGCGAATGGTTGTACTATAACACAAACCTTCATAATCACCCAGCCAACAGCGCTCAGCGTTAATACTTCAACTGTTCCTGCTTCCTGTAGTTCCTGCTGTGATGGATCTGCCTCTGCAATTGCAACGGGTGGAAATCCTGCTTACACGTACGTGTGGTCGCCGGGCGGACAAACGACAGCAACGATCACCAATCAATGCATAGGATCTTATACTTGTTGTGTGACGGATGCGAATGGATGCATGTCTTGCCAGGTGGTGACAATCACATTTACGACCGGCGTGCAGGATCCGTCAGTAAAAAGTAATCTGAATTTATTCCCGAGCCCGGCCACTGAATTTCTGACGGTGAAAGAAACATTTGCAAATTCTGTTTCTGCAACGATCACGGTTTCAAATATTCTTGGCGAAACTGTTTTCACGAAATCAGTTTCCGCAGCAGTCGAATTGAATGAAACGATAAATCTTGCAGGGTATGATCCGGGAGTTTATTTTATTTCCGTAAAAACTTCTTCCGGAACTTCCACGCGGAGATTTGTGAAAGAGTGAAAAGCAGAAGGCAGCAGTAGTTGTCAGCGGCAGTCTGAATTTGAAAAATGTTTGACGTTTGATGAAAAGCCACGAAGTTCAAAGGAAGTCACAGGAGAAAATTTAAAGTGATGCAGTGACAACGCTTAGCCCCGGTGCATGCATTTCCCGAATACGTTCGGGATTGCATGCGACGGGAACGCAGAAAATTCAGTGAGCAGAAGTTGCGCTCCTAAAAAAAATTCAGAAAAAAAATTGAAATCAATTTCTCCGGTGATTCTTCACGTACTCCGTCATGTAATCGACGATCGTTTTTGTTTCGGTGCCGGGAGGAAATAATTTTCCGACTCCCATTTCATTCAGCTTTTTCATATCGGCATCGGGAATAATTCCTCCGCCGGTGAGCAGCACATCGCCGAGATTTTTTTCTTTCATGAGTTTCATGATCTTCGGAAAAACGGTCATGTGCGCGCCCGAGAGAATACTTACGCCAATCACATCCACATCTTCCTGCAGCGCGGCATTCACCACCATCTCGGGAGTTTGACGAAGGCCGGTGTAAATAACTTCCATCCCCGCATCGCGCAAAAAACTTGCAATCACTTTTGCTCCGCGGTCATGCCCGTCGAGGCCAACTTTTGCAACGAGAACACGGATGGGACGATTCATTTGGTAAAGATAAGAGTTGTCAGTTGTCAGTGTCAGCGGCAGTTGTCAGCGTTAGTGTAAACGTTTTTATTCGGTTATAAACAGATATAAATTTATTCCAAGGACACGTTCTGAATCCTGACAACTGACAACTGAATCCTGACAACCGCCGCTGACAACTGTAAACTTCCTAAGCTAATTTCAGAACATTCCTCTTGAAAAACACCTGGCTGAGAATCATCATTCCTGTTCCGATGAGAAATAACATGAGCGGGCGAAGCAGAAATGCGGTATCGCTGAATGCGAGATTTCTCCAATAGATATCGTAAAATCCCTGGATGCTCCAGTAGTTGACGGAGAAGAGCGACATTTTCTGCATAAACGCAGGCATGAGAAAAGTGGGAATCATACTTCCACCGATGGCCGACATGGAAAGCACGATGATGGAAGAAAGCATTTGCACCTGCTGGCGACTTTTTGCAATGGAAGCGAGGAACATTCCGAATCCTGCGCAGGCGTAGGCGGTGGTGAGCATCATGAGTAGGAGCGCAGGAACATTTTTTCCGAGATCGAGATGAAATGCATATGATGCGTAGAGAAACAAAACAGAAAGCTGCATAAGCGCGAGCAGGATAGATGCAATAGTTTTTCCGAGGAGAATGTGAATGGATTTAACCGGCGAATAAAGCAAACGTTTTAAAGTTCCGTTCTCTTTTTCTTCGAGCATGCCTGCGCCCATTGCAGCGAGTCCGAATAAAAGCATCATCACCGCAGTACCGGCAACCGCTTGTATCAATCCGGGACTACTTTGTTTTTCTTCTACAACAGATGACATTTCAATATTGATAGGCGGGCCGCCGCTGTTATCACCGCCGCCGAAATTTGAAGCGAACATGTTCTGCATATTTGATTTTGCTGAAGAGTCGAGTGGGGCGCCGCCGTTCATCTTCTCTACTTTTTTCATTACACGTTTCATCACAAAATCTTTTCCTATCATGCGCATGAGACTGCTCATGAGCGCCTGCTGCATCATTCCTGTTTCTGCTGCTTTAGAAGGATCGTATTTCATTTCGAGTGGCAGGGGATTTGCATTCTCCAGCGAATCGCCGAAACCTTTATTGAAAATGAGCAATTCACTTTCTTCCCCGGTTTTCACAAGACGTGTTCCGGAGTCGAGCGGAATTCTTGTAACAGAAATATTTTTCAGCGAATCGATTTGTGTGATAATGTCTTTGCTGCTTTTCGTCTGATCGAGATCGGCCACGAGCAAATTCATTGGTTTGGCATTGTGTTCGCGTTCTCCGCCAAAAGCCATTGCGAAAATGGAGATGAGCGCAACAGGCATGAAAAAAGTCATCAGCAGTGCACGGCGATCGGTGATGAAAAGCTTAATGTCTTTGAGAGCGATTTTTATCATGGGAGGATTACTTGGTGGAAGGATTACGGATTTAAACTGATGTAAGGATGATTGTCAGACTGAGCTTGTCGAAGGCTGACTAATCTCTCAATTGTTTTCCCGTGAGTTTTAAAAAGATGGTTTCGAGATTTACTTTTTGAATGTCAATGTGCGAAAGTTCGAGCCCGGCTTCGGCGCACTGATTGATGGCGCGTGGAAGATCGGACCGAAGATCGTTGCTGGCAAAAATAATTTCTCCGTCAGAAAGTGTGTATTCTCCTTTGAGATGATCTTTTATTTTCTGTTCCGTTCCATTACCGGCATTTGTGTAGCGTACAAGAATGGATTCTTTCATTTTCGAAAAATCTCTCAGCTCTTTTAAAGTTCCCTGCACAATGATCTCTCCTTTGTCAATGATCCCGATACGATCGCAGAAACGTTCTGCTTCTTCCATGTAATGTGTGGTGTACACAATGGTCATTCCTCGCTTGTGTAATTTTTCCACCACTTCGAAAATGAGATTGCGGCTCTGCGGATCGATACCAACTGTGGGTTCATCCATGAAAAGAATTTTCGGTTCGTGTAAAAGTGCGGAGGCGATGTTGATGCGGCGTTTCATTCCGCCGGAATAATCTTTCACTTTATCATTTTTCCTGTCGGAGAGCCCGAGCAGTTCAAGCGTTTCATCAATTCTTTTATTCAGCAGATTTTTTTCCACGTCATACAGTGAGCCCCAGAATTCCAGATTCTGCAGTGCAGTGAGTTTATCATACAAAGCGATCTCCTGCGGAACAACGCCGATTATTTTTTTGCATGCAGTTTTATTTTTATCGAGCGGCATTCCGTTGATCATGATCGTTCCGCTGTCCGGATCGAGAATGGTGCTGATGATGGAAATGGTTGTTGTTTTTCCCGCGCCGTTTGGTCCGAGCAAACCGTAGAATTCTCCGTCGGCAATGGAGAAAGAAATTCCATTGAGCGCCACCTGTGTGCCGTAGGATTTTTTTAGATCTTTTACTTCTATCATGAGGGAGGATTACGGATTTATACGAAGACTACGCCCGCCTGCCAATGCGAGGGCTTGCGCTGCTGCGGGCAGGGATTACGAATTACGCGAATATACAAATTACGCTATACGGAGTAGCACAAATTGTCTGCCTGCCGGGCGGCCTGATAAATTGTAAATCGTACAGTACAAATTGTACATTTACTGCGGTTGTTTTCTCAGTACTAACAAACTCAAAAAAAATTGTCATGGAACACATCAATCATTACACCAATCTGGTGGAAGAAGTAATCCGCGATCTCGGCGTAGATCCGGCAACTGCACGCGGTGAAAAACCCGGTACTTGGAATATGCGCCTTGGTTCTGCAAACGTTTGGATCGATGTTTGGCAGTCGAAAGACAAAGATGGAAATCCCGTTGACGGAGGATACATGCAGATCATGGCTCCCATTTGTGAAGTGCCTGTAGAAAACCAGGCGGCATTCACCAAAGAATTACTCGAGATCAATCACACGCTTTACGGAGTGGGTTTCACTATTTTCGAAAAGTGGGCGTACATCAAAGCGATCCGCGAACTCGAAGGACTCGACAAATCGGAAGTGCGCGCAACATTTGACCGTATCGGAATTTATGCCGATGATTATGATGATGTGTTGAAAGCGAAATACTGGCCGGCGCAGGGTGGAAGGGGGTAACAGCGGCCGTCCGACCGGGTCATCCCCGTCCGTACCGGCACGGGCGGGCGGGCGGGAAGTTGTAAGCGGCAGCAGGCAGAATGCATTAGATTAAAAAGCACAAGGGAAGAGATTCGGGAAATCGGGTCTCTTTTTTATTGCCGTAGACACAAGTTGTGTAATAGCACAACCTCCATTTGTTCCCGCCAATTATTACTCATTATCAATTATACATTATTCATTAACATACTCCGGGAATCCCACTGAAAAAGTGGTCCCTTTATCTTTCGCTGTTTCAAACCAGATGGTTCCATTGCAACTCTCCACAATATTTTTTACCATCGCAAGTCCTAATCCCATTCCTGTGGTCTTGGTCGTGAAATTTGGAACAAAAATTTTATCGAGCACTTCATCTGCAATTCCATGGCCGTTGTCTTTCACTGCCACAATGAAATTTTTTCCGTGCCGGGAAAGTGTAACCTCTATTTTTCCTTTGCGGTCTTCGGGAATGGCCTGTATCGCATTGCGGAATAAATTATTGAACACACGAAGCAATTGTTCCTTGTCAGCAAAAATTATTGCCGTGTTGATCCCATTGTCCTTGAAAGTAAAATCCGTACGCTCGCTGGTTTCATGAAAAAGATCGATTGCATTTTTTACCAATGAGCGCAGGTCCATTTCTTCATTGCTCGGTTTCGGCATTTTTGCAAAATCAGAAAATGCTCCTGCAATGGAAGAAAGCGTATCGATCTGTTCGAGCATTGTTTTCGTCAACCGTTCTACTTTCTGATCGATGTCGGGCGCCTTGTCGCGGTACGCACGCTCGAGCAGTTGTATGCTCAGGCGCATAGGCGTAAGCGGATTTTTTATTTCGTGCGCCACCTGCTTCGCCATTTCTCTCCACGCACTTTCTCTTTCGCTCTGTGCAAGTAACTCCGCGCTCGTGGCGAGTTCCATGATCATGCGGTTGTATTCGCTCACGAGCGATCCTATCTCGTCTTTATTTTTCCATTCGATCTGATCCGATTTTCTTCCGAGTTTCACCTGGCGCATTTTATCCTGTATCAATCGCAGTGGATGCGTGAGATAATTGGAAATGAAAATTGCCGCGAGAACAGAAAGAGCAAAAAGGAAAACGTACACGTTAATGAGCGCAACGAGGAAGGAAGAAATTTCTTTCTGGAGATCACTTTGTTTTGCGAAGTAGGGAAGATTGATATACGCCTGCACATTTCCGTTTCCGTCTTTGAGCGGAAAATACGCGGAGAGATAAGCGAGGTTACCGATGTTCTCATCGTGAATGAATTCCGATTGTTTGCGGATGCTGAGTTGCGTATAAGCTTCAGGATTCATTTTCCTTCCCGTCAATCCTTCGTCGTAAATTTTCGGGCGCGATGTGGCGTAGAGATTTCCCTTTACATCGAACAGGTTGATGTCGGTGAAAAAAGTATTGGAAAGAATTTTCAGAACATAAGTAGCGTAGTCGCGGTAATTGTCCCTGAGTTTTGTGTCTGCAAGTTTTTCCTCCACTTCAAGGATCACAGAATGCCCTTTCTCTTCGATGATCTCGCTGTTCTTCGCCTGATATTGTTGTTTGATGTAATAAATGGATCCTCCTCCGAAAAGAGCGA
Encoded proteins:
- a CDS encoding YbjN domain-containing protein, translating into MEHINHYTNLVEEVIRDLGVDPATARGEKPGTWNMRLGSANVWIDVWQSKDKDGNPVDGGYMQIMAPICEVPVENQAAFTKELLEINHTLYGVGFTIFEKWAYIKAIRELEGLDKSEVRATFDRIGIYADDYDDVLKAKYWPAQGGRG
- a CDS encoding ABC transporter ATP-binding protein, translating into MIEVKDLKKSYGTQVALNGISFSIADGEFYGLLGPNGAGKTTTISIISTILDPDSGTIMINGMPLDKNKTACKKIIGVVPQEIALYDKLTALQNLEFWGSLYDVEKNLLNKRIDETLELLGLSDRKNDKVKDYSGGMKRRINIASALLHEPKILFMDEPTVGIDPQSRNLIFEVVEKLHKRGMTIVYTTHYMEEAERFCDRIGIIDKGEIIVQGTLKELRDFSKMKESILVRYTNAGNGTEQKIKDHLKGEYTLSDGEIIFASNDLRSDLPRAINQCAEAGLELSHIDIQKVNLETIFLKLTGKQLRD